The segment TCCGTGCCGCGCCGAACGGAACGGCGATGCCGCAAGGAACACCGCCGCCGCCGTCCGCCGATGCGGGCCACCCGAGGACCGGGCGCCGATGGCCAGTCCCCGGGTATGGAATGCAAACTGCCTTTAGCCGCCGCAGTACTTGCTGTAATTGGTGCCCGCGTTCTGGTAGTCGTTCTTCAGGGCATTGAGCTTCGCGGCATCCGGGTTGTCCTTCGCGGACTCGTCCAGGTAGTCCACAATCGTCTTCAGGGTGGGCTTCAGCTCATCCGAGGACACGGCTTCGATCGGGCGGAGCTGGTTGGCTACCCGGATGGTTCCCGTTTTGTCCGTGGTGTTCGTGGGGTTCGAGATGACGGTCTTGACCCGGCTGCAGGTGTCCGCGGTGCTCAGCTGCTGCGGTGCGGAGCAAGCTGAAGCGGAGAGGACGAGCCCGGCCGCGAGCAGGGCTGTGGTGATTTTCTTCATGGTTCCCTCAGTAGTTGCTGACGTTTGATTGTAAGCAGACGTGGCGCGGCGCCCAATGCAGGCTTGGCCAGCGGAAGGTCTATTGCGTGCATCCTAAGGCCTGATGATGACAGGGGAGGGGCCCCTCGGCCGTCCGGCCGCGGAACCCCTCCAGTGTTCGAAGCGCGCTGGATCAGCGCTGGGGGAGTGCCTTGGTCCCCTCGATCTGCACGGCCTGCAGCTTGTTCGGATCAAGGCCAAGGGTCTTCAGGATGGTCGGCGCAATCTGCGTCGTCTCGACCGCGGTGGTCACGGTCCGGGCGTGTTCGTCGTTGGCGCCGGAGACCACGAGCGGCACATCGCGGTCGTCCGCGCTGGCTCCACCGTGTTCGGCGATCTTGGCCTTGCCGCCGGTGTAAACCACGCCGGTCTGGGCGATGCCCAGAATGTCCGGGTAGCGTGCATCGCTGGTTTGGGTGCCGAAGTAGTTTGCAACTTCGCTGCCCGCGTACACCTTGCTCAACCCCGAGGTTGTCACGGTCTTGGCAGCACCGTTGATGTCGTTACCTGCTGCGGAGTGCGCTGCCAGGTAGTCCTTGGCGAACTGCGCAGCTGCCTGCGAGTGGTCCGAAAGCCACAGCTGCATGATGTCGTCGTCGGTGGAGAACGCCACGAGGTCTGCGGAGCCGGGGTGGGCCGACTTCCATGCGGTGTTCAGGCCGTCGATGATTGCGCTGTCAGGCACCCTCGTCAGTGTCGAAGAGTCCATGGGGGACTGTCCGTGCTTGGCAGAAAGGATCACCGTGGTGTCCTTCGCGTGGCCGGAAGCGGCCAGCGCAGACTCGAACTTCCCGACAGAGGCGTTGACGAAGTCCAGGGCTTTGCTCAAGAGCGGCCCCGGAACGGTGCCGCCCTGAAGGTAACCGCCGGTGAGGCCGTCCGACGTCGGGAGCTTCTGTGCCGTCGAGACGGCCTGGAAGTTCATCCCGAAGATGCCCGGGACTGCGGCCGCCTTGGTGCCTGAGTGGTCCTTGCCGTCGATTTCGTTCAGCACGGCCTGGACCTTGTAGCCGTCGTACTGCTGGGTTGCGGCGTTGTCCTGCGTCCAGTCGCCGGTGAACGGAGCGGCGGCTTTGCTGTTGATCTCCGGGGTGAACAGGTCATCCAGGCCCTTGCCGGAAGGGCCGTTCAGGATTTCGTAGGCCGGGTGCTTGTCCGACCACGCCGTGGTCAGCCCGGCGCTCTTCGCCACTTCGAAGACCGTGTTTACCTTCAAGTACTGGTGGGGGTAGACCGGCTTGCAGCTCGCCGGGTCAACCGGGAGGGCGGCCGGGTCAAGGAGTGCGCCGGGTTGTCCCGTCATGTTCAGGATGCTGGCCGGAAGCCCGGGCAGGCCCTGGCCGGCGTCGAGGGCGTTCTGGTTCTTGTCGGCGGCTTCGGTGAAGGCCACTTCGGCGCCGGGCGCAGTGTTCTTGCAGTCCGTTGTGCCTGCCGGCAGGAGTGACCTGTTGAAGGTGTCGTCATAGTAGACGCCGGTGGTCCCGGGATTGCCGCCGGTCAGCTGGCCGACCATGCCGGGGAAGGAATCCGAAGGCACTGGAGTCTGGGCGTGCGTGTAGCTGGTGCCGTGGTTGACCAGCGACGCCAGCGCCGACGTCGGGTGGTTCTTCACGTACAAATCCAGGTCCTTCTGGTGGAGGCCGTCCACCGAAAGCAGCAGCACGTGCTTCGATGTTTCGCCCTGGCCCTTGCTGTTGTCTGATCCCTGCTGGCCCTGGACGTCCTGGCCGCCGCGTGAAACGTCGTCGGCCATGGCCGGCGCCACCGCGGATCCGGCCATGAGCACGGCCCCCAGGACCGCTGCTGTGGCAAGTCCGTTTTTCTTGGCTGTCTTCATCAAAATAAGACCCTTCGCTATTGCGTTCTTATCGATCGAGAATGCGTCCCCGGATGATTCTTGTTGCGGGGAGGGCATCCGTCTCGCCGATTGGGCCTCACCGCGAAAACGTTCACGATAGGTTCAATTGCGGGTAGCCGAACTCTTCCGAAACTCACAGGAAATCCGCGTACCCCGGGCGGCCGGGGGTACGCGGGCTTCTGCGAACAGGGCCTACCGCCTACGCGACAGGCGCCCCCAAGGACACCGAGAACTCCATTGCCACTTTCGCCGCCAGAGCCCCGGCCTGCTCCAGATGGCGGCCGAAGCGCTGCTTCGGGGCGCTGACATTGAACGCCGCCACGATCCGCTTCTTGAAGTCGTAAACTGGGGCTGAAACGCCCACCACCCCGAGTTCGAACTCTTCATCAACTACTGCATAACCGCGCCGGCGAATCAGGGAGATTTCGGCGCAAAGGTCCTCGAAGCTCTGGATCTTGTTGGGCCGATGTCCGGGTTGGCCTTGCCCTGCTTCCAATGCCAGGGGGGAGAGATCCTGCAATTCCGAGGCTTTGGCGGCGTTGGTGTCATACCAATCGCGAAGGGCTGTAGCATCCCAGTCGCTGACCAGCACGCGCCCCGAGGATGTGCCCCAGGCGTCCACGCTGACGCCTTCCCAGCCAAGTGCCCTGTATGTGTGGTTGGACATCTCGCTCTTCAAGGTAAGCACCGTGCCGCCACGCAGCACGCAGAGGTGCGTGGTTTCGTGGGTGGCTGCGGAGACGCGCTTGAGGAACGGAGTCGAAGCGCTCACCATCCTGGCTTCGGCGGTCCGCGCGGCCAGGGCGTAGAGCCCGTATCCGAGGCTGTACAGCAAGCTATCAGGGTCCCTATCGACCAGGCCGGCCTCTGCAAGGGTGGCCAGCGTCCGGGACACCTGGGCCTTGTCCCGGCCCGCGATTTCCGCCACCTTGCTCACGCCTAGTCCGGAGGCGGCAACCGACTCCGGGGATCCCAGGATTTCCAGAAGCTCCAGATCGCGCCGCAGGCCAGATGAATTGCGCCGCGCGGGACGGGTGGCGGCTGAAGCATTTGAGTCACTCACAAAACGACCATAGCAATGTCGAGTTGACATATCAACAACTCGCATTGCGCAAAAGGGAACTCGCCTCATACGGTTGTGGCATGGCTCACGCAATTGTGAGTCCTCATCCTTGACCCGACGAAGTGAAAAGGAGGATCACGTTGAACGACTCGTTCTTCTCGGACTTCGGTTTGTTCCTCACAAAGAGATCGGCAGACATCGCCGAATCCGCCACCCAGCATCTCGTGGTTGTTTTGGTTTCCCTGCTGATCGCCACGGTAGTCGGCGTC is part of the Arthrobacter ramosus genome and harbors:
- a CDS encoding alkaline phosphatase family protein; translation: MKTAKKNGLATAAVLGAVLMAGSAVAPAMADDVSRGGQDVQGQQGSDNSKGQGETSKHVLLLSVDGLHQKDLDLYVKNHPTSALASLVNHGTSYTHAQTPVPSDSFPGMVGQLTGGNPGTTGVYYDDTFNRSLLPAGTTDCKNTAPGAEVAFTEAADKNQNALDAGQGLPGLPASILNMTGQPGALLDPAALPVDPASCKPVYPHQYLKVNTVFEVAKSAGLTTAWSDKHPAYEILNGPSGKGLDDLFTPEINSKAAAPFTGDWTQDNAATQQYDGYKVQAVLNEIDGKDHSGTKAAAVPGIFGMNFQAVSTAQKLPTSDGLTGGYLQGGTVPGPLLSKALDFVNASVGKFESALAASGHAKDTTVILSAKHGQSPMDSSTLTRVPDSAIIDGLNTAWKSAHPGSADLVAFSTDDDIMQLWLSDHSQAAAQFAKDYLAAHSAAGNDINGAAKTVTTSGLSKVYAGSEVANYFGTQTSDARYPDILGIAQTGVVYTGGKAKIAEHGGASADDRDVPLVVSGANDEHARTVTTAVETTQIAPTILKTLGLDPNKLQAVQIEGTKALPQR
- a CDS encoding IclR family transcriptional regulator translates to MSDSNASAATRPARRNSSGLRRDLELLEILGSPESVAASGLGVSKVAEIAGRDKAQVSRTLATLAEAGLVDRDPDSLLYSLGYGLYALAARTAEARMVSASTPFLKRVSAATHETTHLCVLRGGTVLTLKSEMSNHTYRALGWEGVSVDAWGTSSGRVLVSDWDATALRDWYDTNAAKASELQDLSPLALEAGQGQPGHRPNKIQSFEDLCAEISLIRRRGYAVVDEEFELGVVGVSAPVYDFKKRIVAAFNVSAPKQRFGRHLEQAGALAAKVAMEFSVSLGAPVA